In the genome of Hyphobacterium sp. CCMP332, one region contains:
- a CDS encoding S9 family peptidase, producing the protein MKGEEFVGTLPDEVIWSEQSDGFYFKWRESDPGINPYYNYDIEVNAITEMDPLEALMEIPSSGDYNNSRTLKVYAKSGDIFLNNIAENKIEQLTQTNVSESNPRFVMNDAYIVYESGNNLFLRALSGGNIKQITDFKSGTKKEKKDTEQEKWLKKDQVRLFDIMKKREEERKNKEERRRILKDLKPKTIYYGEMNISSMTLSEDGNYVYYQLQSKVNNENTNNLDYVADNGYAKILEDRPKVGQELETEELWVYQIENDTMLQFDTKAIPGIFEKPAFYSIYDKESASKPFENPRKILIHGPDVAENGNAVVEIKAQDNKDRWLMYLNPEVASWKMIERQHDDKWVGGPGITGWNMVPGNKGWMPDEEHYWFHSEESGYSHLYTVHIKSGKKRALSKGDFEVHDAFLSKDKTHFYLVSNEKDPGERHLYKMDLEGKERTQLSSGEGHHELFLSPDEKYIVSRYSTYNKPWELYLMENKPRAEMKQITESTKSEFNDYSWKVPELIYFKASDGEKVRARLYKPENSIKNNAAVIFVHGAGYLQNAHKWWSSYYREYMFHNLLVDMGYTVLDIDYRASEGYGRDWRTDIYRHMGGKDLSDQVDGAKYLVDELGIDKNKIGIYGGSYGGFITLMALFNVPESFACGAAIRSVSDWAHYNHPYTSNILNTPVEDSMAYMKSSPIYFAEGLEDPLLMLHGVVDTNVQYQDIIRLAQKLIELGKKDWELASYPIEPHGFKEASSWTDEYGRILKLFEQNLR; encoded by the coding sequence ATGAAAGGTGAAGAATTTGTAGGAACACTTCCCGATGAAGTGATATGGTCTGAGCAGAGCGATGGCTTTTATTTTAAATGGAGGGAGTCAGATCCGGGCATTAATCCTTATTATAACTATGATATAGAAGTGAATGCCATTACCGAGATGGATCCGCTTGAGGCGTTAATGGAAATTCCCTCTTCCGGAGATTACAATAATTCCAGAACCTTAAAGGTATACGCTAAAAGTGGGGATATTTTTCTGAATAATATTGCTGAAAACAAAATTGAACAATTAACACAAACCAATGTCTCTGAAAGCAATCCCCGATTTGTAATGAATGATGCTTATATCGTGTATGAATCGGGGAATAATCTTTTTCTAAGAGCACTATCCGGAGGAAATATCAAACAGATCACAGATTTCAAATCCGGGACGAAAAAGGAGAAAAAAGACACAGAACAGGAAAAATGGCTAAAGAAAGATCAGGTTCGACTTTTTGATATCATGAAGAAAAGAGAAGAGGAGAGAAAAAATAAAGAGGAGAGAAGACGAATATTAAAAGACCTAAAACCAAAAACCATTTATTACGGCGAAATGAATATTTCTTCGATGACACTCAGTGAAGATGGGAACTACGTTTATTATCAATTGCAGTCAAAAGTTAACAATGAAAATACCAACAACCTAGATTATGTTGCCGATAATGGTTATGCAAAAATTCTGGAGGACCGGCCAAAAGTAGGGCAGGAATTGGAAACCGAGGAGTTATGGGTCTATCAAATTGAAAATGATACCATGTTACAGTTTGATACCAAAGCCATTCCCGGGATATTCGAAAAACCTGCATTTTATTCGATTTACGATAAAGAGAGTGCTTCAAAACCATTCGAGAACCCAAGAAAAATATTGATCCATGGACCGGATGTAGCGGAAAATGGCAATGCTGTGGTTGAGATTAAAGCCCAGGACAATAAAGATCGTTGGTTGATGTATTTAAATCCTGAAGTTGCAAGCTGGAAGATGATCGAAAGACAGCATGATGATAAATGGGTTGGTGGCCCCGGCATTACCGGCTGGAATATGGTACCCGGAAATAAAGGCTGGATGCCTGATGAAGAGCATTACTGGTTTCATTCGGAAGAAAGCGGCTATTCACACCTATATACTGTGCATATTAAATCAGGGAAAAAGAGAGCTTTGAGCAAAGGCGATTTTGAAGTCCATGATGCATTTCTGTCAAAGGATAAAACACATTTTTATTTAGTCAGCAATGAAAAAGATCCCGGAGAGAGGCATTTGTATAAAATGGATCTTGAGGGCAAAGAAAGAACACAGCTTAGTTCAGGAGAAGGGCATCATGAACTGTTCCTGTCGCCCGATGAAAAATACATTGTAAGTCGATATTCCACTTATAACAAACCCTGGGAACTGTATTTAATGGAAAACAAGCCTAGGGCAGAAATGAAACAAATCACAGAATCAACAAAATCTGAATTTAATGACTATTCATGGAAAGTCCCGGAGTTGATTTATTTCAAAGCCTCTGATGGGGAAAAAGTAAGGGCCAGATTGTACAAACCCGAAAATTCTATTAAAAACAATGCCGCGGTTATTTTTGTCCATGGTGCCGGATATCTCCAGAATGCCCACAAATGGTGGAGTTCCTATTATCGTGAATACATGTTCCATAATTTATTAGTGGATATGGGATACACGGTATTAGATATTGATTATCGTGCTTCCGAAGGATATGGCAGGGACTGGCGCACTGACATTTACCGTCATATGGGTGGCAAGGATTTGAGTGATCAGGTAGACGGTGCCAAATACCTGGTGGATGAATTGGGTATTGACAAAAACAAAATAGGGATTTACGGAGGCTCTTATGGGGGATTTATTACGCTTATGGCCTTGTTTAATGTTCCGGAATCTTTTGCTTGTGGTGCTGCGATTCGATCTGTTAGCGACTGGGCCCATTATAATCATCCCTATACCTCCAATATTCTCAACACGCCTGTTGAGGATTCCATGGCCTATATGAAATCATCACCAATCTATTTTGCAGAAGGACTTGAAGATCCATTATTAATGTTGCATGGTGTGGTGGATACTAATGTACAATACCAGGATATCATCCGTTTAGCCCAGAAACTCATTGAATTGGGTAAAAAGGACTGGGAATTGGCATCCTATCCTATAGAACCCCATGGTTTTAAAGAAGCCAGCTCATGGACCGATGAGTATGGTCGAATTTTGAAATTGTTTGAGCAGAATTTAAGGTAA
- a CDS encoding fasciclin domain-containing protein: MKKTGLFNYSKYLMAILLSASVVFFTSCGDDDEDSTPPPQTPSKTIAELAGETAGLDSLFAQLSAFPDLVAALSDTSATYTVFAPDNQAFVNLLATPGFPTTFDVINPDIIKGVLSYHVVPGQQISSGDLGPDMATLFDDPATGTNQVIMVNQDGTLLTGSTNDAITVITADIQASNGVIHIVESVMIPPSVGATLTPILGTLAGTVLLSADFSDLATLVNIADSDVPSGQAPIAGVLSGAVDSTANYTVFGPPNLVFEGGNIDPTSFNAATARAILLNHVVNGLNLSSSLSDGMMIPTLGGDTLNIAVNSNGVFVGLDSASIPVVSPDITDNISNGVIHAIGGIIQ, encoded by the coding sequence ATGAAAAAAACAGGACTATTTAATTACAGCAAATACCTTATGGCCATATTATTAAGTGCCTCTGTGGTATTTTTTACAAGTTGTGGAGATGACGATGAGGATTCAACTCCTCCACCACAGACTCCAAGTAAGACAATTGCAGAATTAGCGGGTGAAACTGCTGGACTCGATTCATTATTTGCACAATTAAGTGCTTTCCCTGATTTGGTAGCAGCGCTTAGTGATACCAGTGCTACATATACTGTATTTGCACCTGACAATCAGGCATTCGTTAACTTATTAGCGACTCCGGGTTTCCCAACTACTTTTGATGTTATCAATCCTGATATCATTAAAGGAGTGTTGAGTTATCATGTTGTACCAGGTCAGCAAATTTCTTCTGGTGATCTTGGTCCGGATATGGCTACTTTATTCGATGATCCTGCAACGGGAACCAATCAGGTAATTATGGTAAATCAGGATGGAACGCTTCTTACAGGTTCTACAAATGATGCTATTACTGTTATTACTGCCGATATTCAGGCTTCAAATGGTGTAATTCACATTGTTGAATCAGTAATGATTCCACCTTCAGTTGGTGCAACATTGACTCCTATTTTGGGTACTTTGGCAGGTACAGTACTTTTAAGTGCGGATTTCTCTGATCTTGCAACGCTAGTTAATATTGCAGATTCAGATGTACCTTCGGGACAAGCTCCAATAGCAGGAGTTCTTTCTGGCGCAGTTGACAGCACAGCAAACTACACTGTATTTGGTCCTCCTAATTTAGTATTTGAAGGTGGGAATATCGATCCTACATCTTTTAATGCTGCTACAGCCAGAGCTATACTTTTGAATCATGTTGTAAATGGTTTGAATCTTAGTTCAAGTTTGTCAGATGGAATGATGATACCAACTTTAGGTGGCGATACTCTGAATATTGCTGTTAATTCTAATGGAGTATTTGTGGGTCTAGATTCTGCTTCCATCCCTGTAGTGTCTCCGGATATTACTGATAATATTTCTAATGGTGTTATTCACGCAATTGGAGGTATAATTCAGTAA
- a CDS encoding DUF59 domain-containing protein, with protein MPLDENEIKEKALEVIKTIYDPEIPVNIFELGLIYEVKVFPVNKVYVLMTLTSPNCPAAESIPNEVKHGIEGIEGVSECEVEITFDPPYSTEMMSEAAKLELGFM; from the coding sequence ATGCCTCTGGACGAAAACGAAATAAAAGAAAAAGCACTTGAGGTCATCAAGACAATTTATGACCCGGAAATCCCGGTAAATATTTTTGAACTTGGATTGATCTATGAGGTTAAAGTTTTTCCCGTAAACAAAGTTTACGTTTTGATGACTTTAACATCGCCAAATTGCCCGGCTGCTGAATCCATTCCAAATGAGGTTAAACACGGAATAGAAGGGATTGAAGGGGTAAGTGAATGTGAAGTTGAAATTACTTTTGATCCACCTTATAGCACAGAAATGATGTCAGAAGCCGCCAAGCTTGAGTTAGGTTTTATGTAG
- a CDS encoding SufE family protein: protein MKSSEDIQNEIIEEFAFLGDDREAMINYIMELGEKLEPLQDLEKVEDNIIKGCQSKVWLISELKDGKVQFTADSNTAITKGLISLLIRVLNNRSPKEIIDANLFFMEKIGMSNMIGSQRSNGFVSMIKKMKIFALAYQGQLQND, encoded by the coding sequence GAAATCTTCGGAAGACATACAAAATGAAATTATAGAAGAGTTTGCTTTTCTTGGAGATGACAGGGAAGCCATGATCAATTATATTATGGAACTCGGTGAAAAACTCGAGCCCCTTCAGGATTTGGAAAAAGTGGAAGACAATATCATAAAGGGATGCCAGTCAAAAGTATGGCTGATCAGCGAGTTGAAAGATGGTAAAGTTCAATTTACAGCGGATAGCAATACAGCTATTACAAAAGGATTGATTTCCTTATTGATTAGGGTTTTAAATAACAGGAGCCCAAAAGAAATTATAGATGCCAATTTATTTTTCATGGAAAAAATTGGAATGAGTAATATGATTGGCTCACAGCGATCAAACGGTTTTGTGTCCATGATAAAAAAGATGAAAATTTTTGCCCTGGCATATCAGGGGCAATTGCAAAACGATTAA
- a CDS encoding carboxypeptidase-like regulatory domain-containing protein, with translation MTIAILKKSSFLLFILFLFISVSSTAQTTVTGQIKDAENNDELIGVNVYVKGTVTGTITNSKGEFELKTNTPRPFTLVISSVGYNKREIEITEDNQNVEVALETQSLLGQEVVVSASRVEESILESPVSIEKMDILAIQNTPADNYYKGIANLKGVDVATSSINFQIINTRGFGSTGNTRFVQLTDGMDTQAPALNFPIGNLNGPSELDVESVELIPGAASALYGPNAFNGIMLVNSKNAFDYQGLSAFVKSGFNHVGADADQNTAPIYEGSLRYAKAFGNRVAFKVNASYQRADDWHGTDLTDRFPERRGQLGITNPGADRLHTMGDEAGINLAIFNLSTDWQTLARTKTFGINEAGDDILAASDYARDLPSQVVTAKAWQEEYLVDYSAENIKFNGGLYYRITEGLEASYQYNYGAGTSIYTGAQRYSLKNFNIQQHQLKLKGENFFIRGYTTIEQSGDSYIAEFLAKRMNDIAMQRIYNNSENDVSRYLADYGVEYLRSLYDQGLEPGEFGSLSDQNKIRTQEIAHLAARSHMDSLYTSIGLVPGTEGFNEIKDEAGKGIVPEGPKFNDNSRMDHVEGQYDFTKQVPFLDGLQVGGNYRQFVLRSNGTIFPDKESPITINEFGGYVQASKYLLDEKLKLTSSLRYDKNQNFDGQYSPRISGVFKIKEIHNIRASFQTGFRIPTTQGQYIDLSIISARLLGGLPETAERYRITENAYTISSVNRYSQAVFDAGATTAAANDPSNIALLQPFDNFEPVKPERVRSFEVGYKSLIDNKLLIDFAVYYNIYLDFITQVQLRKVSLNSDGTENYASLVNGEALTIQPDGTLTGNTAQIYTNIDDQVTTQGAAIGIQYVLPKNYTIGGNYSYNSLNEDLNAQGFLAEYNTPEHKTNLSFGNREVIKNIGFSITYRWQDAFLWQSSFAVGEVPAYSTLDAQVSYKMKELKTILKIGASNALNNRYIQSKGGPNIGGLYYISLTFDELMN, from the coding sequence ATGACTATAGCTATACTTAAAAAATCTTCATTCCTCCTTTTTATCCTATTTCTCTTTATTTCAGTCTCTTCCACCGCACAAACAACAGTAACAGGACAGATCAAGGATGCTGAAAATAATGATGAATTAATAGGAGTGAATGTTTATGTAAAAGGAACCGTAACAGGAACAATAACCAATTCCAAAGGAGAATTTGAATTGAAAACCAATACTCCCAGACCATTCACCCTGGTAATATCTAGTGTTGGTTATAATAAAAGGGAAATTGAAATAACAGAAGATAATCAAAATGTCGAGGTTGCTTTAGAAACTCAATCTTTACTGGGGCAGGAAGTAGTAGTTTCCGCTTCAAGAGTTGAAGAAAGTATTCTTGAATCCCCGGTTTCTATTGAAAAGATGGATATTTTGGCCATACAAAATACTCCAGCGGATAATTATTATAAGGGTATTGCAAATTTAAAAGGCGTTGATGTTGCTACTTCCTCTATTAATTTTCAAATCATAAATACTAGAGGATTTGGCAGTACGGGAAATACGCGATTTGTACAATTGACCGACGGTATGGATACTCAGGCGCCCGCATTAAATTTTCCCATCGGAAATCTAAATGGACCTTCCGAATTGGATGTTGAAAGCGTGGAATTAATTCCTGGTGCAGCATCAGCACTTTATGGTCCCAATGCATTTAATGGTATAATGTTGGTCAACTCCAAAAATGCATTTGATTATCAGGGTTTAAGCGCTTTTGTAAAATCAGGTTTTAATCATGTTGGTGCAGATGCTGACCAGAATACTGCTCCTATATACGAAGGTTCTTTGCGATATGCCAAAGCATTTGGAAATCGTGTTGCATTTAAAGTAAATGCCTCATATCAGCGTGCTGATGACTGGCATGGAACAGATTTAACTGACCGATTTCCTGAAAGAAGAGGTCAATTGGGCATAACAAACCCGGGAGCGGACCGATTACATACCATGGGCGATGAAGCAGGGATTAATCTTGCAATATTTAATTTGAGCACTGACTGGCAGACGCTCGCAAGAACGAAAACATTTGGTATTAATGAGGCCGGGGATGATATATTAGCTGCTTCAGATTACGCAAGAGACCTTCCAAGTCAGGTAGTAACGGCTAAGGCATGGCAAGAGGAATATTTGGTCGATTACTCTGCTGAAAATATAAAATTTAATGGTGGTCTATATTATCGTATCACTGAGGGTTTGGAGGCAAGCTATCAATATAATTATGGCGCAGGTACTAGTATATATACTGGGGCACAAAGATATTCTTTAAAGAATTTCAATATTCAGCAACACCAGTTAAAATTAAAAGGTGAAAACTTTTTTATTCGGGGATATACTACCATAGAGCAATCGGGTGATTCATACATAGCAGAATTTCTTGCAAAACGTATGAACGATATTGCGATGCAGAGAATATATAATAACTCTGAGAATGATGTTTCGAGATATTTAGCGGATTATGGAGTAGAATATCTGAGATCTTTGTATGATCAGGGACTTGAACCAGGAGAATTCGGAAGTTTATCGGATCAGAATAAAATCAGAACTCAGGAGATTGCGCATTTAGCAGCGCGTTCTCATATGGATTCTCTTTATACTTCAATTGGACTTGTACCTGGTACAGAAGGATTTAATGAAATTAAGGATGAAGCAGGGAAAGGAATTGTTCCTGAAGGCCCCAAGTTCAATGATAATAGTAGAATGGATCACGTTGAGGGGCAATATGACTTTACTAAGCAGGTTCCTTTTTTGGATGGATTACAAGTAGGAGGAAATTACCGTCAATTTGTATTAAGATCTAATGGAACAATTTTTCCTGATAAAGAAAGCCCTATTACCATTAATGAATTTGGAGGTTACGTGCAGGCATCGAAATATTTACTTGATGAAAAACTGAAATTGACCAGTTCACTTCGATATGATAAAAACCAAAACTTTGACGGACAGTATAGCCCAAGAATATCGGGAGTATTTAAAATTAAAGAAATTCATAATATTCGTGCTTCATTTCAAACAGGATTTAGAATTCCTACCACTCAGGGGCAGTATATTGATTTGAGTATCATTTCGGCCAGATTATTGGGTGGATTACCTGAAACAGCCGAACGATATAGAATCACTGAAAACGCTTATACTATTTCTTCAGTAAACAGATATTCACAGGCTGTTTTTGACGCCGGAGCAACTACCGCTGCTGCCAATGATCCTTCAAACATTGCTCTTCTGCAACCGTTCGATAATTTCGAGCCGGTAAAACCGGAAAGGGTTAGATCATTTGAAGTTGGTTATAAAAGTTTGATTGATAATAAGTTGTTAATTGATTTTGCGGTTTACTATAATATTTATCTTGATTTCATAACTCAGGTACAGCTTAGAAAAGTCAGTCTTAATTCGGACGGAACAGAAAACTATGCTTCTTTGGTGAATGGTGAAGCTTTAACTATACAGCCGGATGGTACGCTTACCGGAAATACCGCACAGATTTATACCAATATTGATGATCAGGTAACAACACAAGGTGCGGCGATTGGTATTCAATATGTATTGCCTAAAAATTACACTATTGGGGGTAATTATAGTTACAATAGTCTTAATGAGGATTTGAATGCTCAGGGATTTCTTGCAGAATACAATACGCCTGAACACAAAACTAATTTAAGCTTTGGTAACAGAGAGGTAATAAAAAATATTGGCTTTTCTATTACTTATAGATGGCAGGATGCATTTTTATGGCAATCATCTTTTGCCGTAGGAGAAGTTCCAGCATATTCTACTTTGGATGCTCAGGTGTCCTACAAAATGAAAGAGCTAAAAACAATACTTAAAATAGGGGCTTCGAACGCTCTAAACAACCGTTATATACAAAGTAAGGGGGGTCCAAATATTGGAGGGTTGTATTACATTTCTCTCACTTTTGATGAATTGATGAACTAA
- a CDS encoding 6-carboxytetrahydropterin synthase — protein sequence MKVAIYRKERFNAAHRLYNPDWSDEMNDRVFGKCNNPNYHGHNYTLIVKLRGEVDPKTGYVYDMKKLSDIIKENIIRKFDHKNLNLDTEEFGNLNPTAENIAVVSYNILREIIEPELELSIRLYETEKNFVEYPSN from the coding sequence ATGAAGGTAGCTATATATAGAAAGGAAAGGTTTAACGCCGCGCATCGCTTATACAACCCGGACTGGTCCGATGAGATGAATGACAGGGTATTTGGGAAATGTAATAACCCCAATTATCACGGTCATAATTATACCCTCATTGTGAAGCTGAGGGGTGAAGTTGATCCAAAAACGGGCTATGTCTACGATATGAAAAAATTAAGCGATATTATCAAAGAGAATATTATTCGTAAATTTGATCATAAGAATTTGAATCTTGATACGGAAGAGTTTGGGAATTTAAACCCAACGGCAGAAAATATTGCTGTAGTTAGCTACAATATACTTAGGGAAATTATCGAACCTGAACTTGAACTAAGCATCAGACTTTATGAAACAGAGAAAAATTTTGTTGAATACCCAAGCAATTAA
- a CDS encoding BrxA/BrxB family bacilliredoxin, whose protein sequence is MYPEELVAPMRAELTDDGFRQLMSAEEVDLFMSSQKGTALVVINSVCGCAAGTARPGVRLALKNTDQKPNALATVFAGMEKEAVNKVREYTLPYPPSSPSIALFKDGELVHFVERHHIEGRSAEMIANHLIAVFKEYC, encoded by the coding sequence ATGTATCCAGAAGAATTAGTAGCTCCAATGCGAGCAGAATTGACAGATGATGGTTTTCGACAATTAATGTCGGCCGAAGAAGTCGATTTATTTATGTCGAGTCAAAAAGGTACTGCATTAGTTGTAATAAACAGTGTTTGCGGATGCGCGGCAGGTACTGCCAGACCGGGAGTGCGCCTGGCTCTGAAAAATACAGACCAAAAGCCCAATGCTTTGGCTACTGTATTTGCAGGAATGGAAAAAGAGGCCGTTAATAAAGTAAGGGAATACACCCTGCCTTATCCTCCTTCTTCTCCTTCAATTGCTTTATTTAAAGATGGGGAATTGGTTCATTTTGTTGAAAGACATCATATAGAAGGTAGATCAGCTGAGATGATAGCCAATCATCTTATTGCGGTTTTTAAGGAATATTGTTAA
- the folE gene encoding GTP cyclohydrolase I FolE, producing MKQRKILLNTQAINQAVEESGEDHVVSSFETPLRPDAFELSDDEKIRIIEKHFRAIMETLGLDLTDDSLQGSPRRVAKMYVKEVFSGLNPDNMPHARLFENKYKYDQMLVEKEITFYSHCEHHFVPIYGKAHVAYISTGKVIGLSKINRIVQYYAKRPQVQERLTVQVAEELKKALDTEHVGVVMDATHLCVASRGVGDTNSKTGTAHFSGKFLNENVKKEFLNYINS from the coding sequence ATGAAACAGAGAAAAATTTTGTTGAATACCCAAGCAATTAACCAGGCAGTTGAGGAATCAGGTGAGGACCATGTTGTTTCATCATTCGAGACTCCACTAAGGCCCGATGCTTTTGAACTCAGTGATGATGAGAAAATAAGAATCATTGAAAAACATTTTCGTGCTATTATGGAAACGCTCGGTTTGGATCTTACCGACGATAGCTTACAAGGCAGTCCAAGACGAGTGGCTAAAATGTATGTAAAGGAAGTTTTCAGTGGGTTAAATCCCGACAACATGCCGCATGCCCGCTTATTTGAAAACAAATACAAATACGATCAAATGCTTGTTGAAAAAGAAATCACTTTCTATTCGCATTGCGAGCATCATTTTGTGCCCATATACGGAAAGGCCCATGTGGCTTATATCTCGACCGGCAAAGTAATCGGTTTGTCAAAAATTAACAGAATTGTTCAGTACTATGCCAAAAGACCCCAGGTTCAGGAAAGACTTACGGTTCAGGTGGCGGAAGAACTTAAAAAAGCACTGGATACCGAACATGTTGGTGTGGTAATGGATGCCACGCATTTGTGTGTAGCCTCAAGAGGTGTTGGCGATACGAACTCAAAAACAGGGACAGCCCATTTTTCCGGTAAATTTTTGAACGAAAATGTTAAAAAAGAGTTTTTAAATTATATCAATAGTTAA